A window of the Dongshaea marina genome harbors these coding sequences:
- the nudF gene encoding ADP-ribose diphosphatase gives MSENHSRFDLEDVEVIEKTSLYSGFFKLNRYTFRHKLFAGGWSEGITRELLERGSAVALLPYDPKRDKVVLIEQFRIGALDSPYSPWLLEVVAGIMDHDETPEELARREAEEEAGLTLGRCDRVMSYLVSPGGTSERIDVYVGETDSDAVVEGVFGLPHEGEDIRVQVVDRQTAYEWLQQGRVENATAVIALQWLQLNYQELQARWQE, from the coding sequence GTGAGCGAAAATCATTCCCGGTTTGATCTAGAAGATGTTGAGGTGATAGAGAAAACCTCCCTCTATTCCGGTTTTTTTAAACTGAATCGTTATACCTTCCGCCATAAGCTGTTTGCCGGAGGCTGGAGCGAGGGGATTACCCGAGAGCTTCTGGAGCGGGGCAGTGCCGTGGCTCTGCTGCCTTACGATCCAAAGCGTGACAAGGTGGTGCTGATTGAGCAGTTTCGCATCGGAGCCCTGGATAGTCCCTATTCCCCCTGGCTGCTGGAGGTGGTTGCCGGGATCATGGATCACGATGAGACCCCGGAGGAGCTGGCCCGGCGTGAGGCCGAGGAGGAAGCCGGGCTTACTCTCGGGCGCTGTGACCGGGTGATGAGCTATTTGGTGAGTCCGGGGGGCACCTCAGAGCGGATCGATGTCTATGTGGGTGAAACCGACAGTGACGCTGTGGTTGAGGGGGTTTTTGGCCTGCCTCACGAGGGTGAGGATATCCGGGTCCAGGTGGTCGATCGGCAGACCGCCTATGAGTGGTTGCAGCAGGGGCGGGTGGAAAATGCCACCGCGGTGATCGCCCTGCAGTGGTTGCAGCTCAATTACCAGGAGCTACAGGCCCGCTGGCAGGAATAG
- the yqiA gene encoding esterase YqiA, whose translation MSLQTLIYIHGFNSSPGSHKASVMAEYVTRYHPQTEIIIPELPVSPAEAWAGLSELVRERSAKGSVGILGSSLGGFYATALCEHFGCRAVLINPAVYPYELLKDYIGEQTNPYTGERFTVKPEYMDELRSLAVPWLKHPQQLWLLQQTGDEVLDYRQALDRYRFSRSTIEMGGDHSFTEFERYPAQILRFLQG comes from the coding sequence ATGAGCCTGCAGACACTAATCTATATTCATGGCTTTAACTCATCACCGGGCTCCCATAAGGCCTCGGTGATGGCTGAATACGTGACTCGTTACCACCCACAGACAGAGATCATCATCCCTGAGCTCCCGGTATCGCCCGCCGAAGCCTGGGCCGGGCTCAGTGAGCTGGTGCGTGAGAGATCCGCTAAGGGAAGCGTTGGGATCCTCGGCAGCTCCCTGGGGGGCTTTTATGCCACCGCGCTGTGTGAACACTTTGGCTGCCGCGCTGTGCTGATCAACCCGGCCGTCTATCCCTATGAGCTCCTCAAAGATTATATTGGTGAGCAGACAAACCCCTACACAGGGGAGAGATTTACCGTCAAGCCTGAGTATATGGATGAGCTGCGCAGTTTAGCTGTGCCCTGGCTCAAGCATCCACAACAGCTGTGGCTACTGCAGCAAACCGGTGACGAGGTGCTGGATTATCGCCAGGCTCTGGATCGTTACCGCTTTAGCCGCTCCACCATAGAGATGGGGGGCGATCATTCGTTTACTGAATTTGAGCGCTATCCGGCGCAGATCCTGCGTTTTTTGCAGGGATAA
- a CDS encoding type IV pilin protein, which translates to MRLNFKGLSLIELLIAVSIVSLLAAVAYPAYIGHMRASHRAQAKEHLFQLQLKQEAWRLSNNSYTASVADLGAASDAHYTYRVTNASLSTYTLNAIAIAEGIQSDDEGCTSLQLDQSDNREPAHCW; encoded by the coding sequence ATGCGATTAAATTTCAAAGGGTTATCTCTTATTGAGTTGCTGATTGCCGTCAGTATTGTCTCTTTACTGGCAGCGGTGGCCTACCCCGCATATATTGGTCACATGAGAGCATCTCATCGCGCTCAAGCCAAAGAGCACTTGTTCCAATTGCAGTTAAAACAGGAGGCTTGGCGGCTATCTAACAATAGCTATACAGCATCAGTCGCCGACCTGGGTGCTGCAAGTGATGCTCACTACACCTACAGGGTGACCAATGCTTCACTGAGCACCTACACACTGAATGCGATAGCAATAGCTGAAGGAATTCAATCTGATGATGAGGGCTGTACAAGTTTACAATTAGATCAATCTGATAATAGAGAACCTGCTCACTGCTGGTAA
- the cpdA gene encoding 3',5'-cyclic-AMP phosphodiesterase, producing the protein MFPDKIHLQTTSTDGVIRLLQITDTHLFAEASARLLGVTTFDSYSAVIDAIEAHPEPYEAVLATGDISQDQSDESYQKFIQQVKRLQKPTYWLPGNHDGSESMHKVLPDGGLRPFGQLIWPAWQLIMLDTQVPGVPHGMLSEQQLQQLETALASYPQKHALILLHHQPLPVGCAWLDQHSLKNAEQLFALLDRYPQVQGVVFGHVHQSFETERNGVKYLAAPSTCLQFTPLSDEFALDRQAPGWRYLQLHPDGRISTQVWHLPMGKYLPDTEAVGY; encoded by the coding sequence GTGTTTCCTGACAAAATTCATCTTCAAACGACCAGCACTGATGGGGTGATCCGGCTGCTACAGATCACCGATACCCACCTTTTTGCCGAGGCATCTGCCAGATTGTTAGGGGTGACCACCTTTGACAGTTACTCAGCTGTAATCGATGCGATTGAAGCACATCCTGAGCCCTATGAAGCGGTTCTGGCGACCGGAGATATCTCCCAGGATCAGTCCGATGAGTCTTATCAGAAATTTATTCAGCAGGTGAAGCGGCTGCAGAAACCGACTTACTGGCTACCGGGAAACCATGATGGCAGCGAGTCGATGCATAAGGTGCTTCCCGATGGCGGGTTGCGTCCCTTTGGTCAGCTGATCTGGCCCGCCTGGCAACTGATTATGCTGGATACTCAGGTCCCGGGCGTACCCCACGGCATGCTCAGTGAGCAGCAGTTGCAGCAACTGGAGACCGCTCTTGCCAGTTACCCTCAAAAACATGCCCTGATCCTGTTGCACCATCAGCCACTGCCGGTGGGGTGTGCCTGGTTGGATCAACACAGCCTTAAAAATGCAGAGCAACTCTTTGCACTGCTGGATCGATATCCTCAGGTACAGGGTGTGGTGTTTGGTCATGTCCACCAGTCCTTTGAGACCGAGCGTAACGGCGTCAAATATCTTGCGGCCCCTTCGACCTGCCTGCAGTTTACCCCTCTGTCTGATGAGTTTGCACTGGATCGTCAGGCGCCCGGTTGGCGTTATTTGCAGCTTCATCCCGACGGGCGGATTTCGACCCAGGTCTGGCATCTGCCAATGGGGAAATACCTACCCGATACTGAAGCCGTGGGGTATTAA
- the parE gene encoding DNA topoisomerase IV subunit B, protein MSVEQYTSDAIEVLSGLDPVRRRPGMYTDTSRPNHLGQEVIDNSIDEALAEHATQIQVILHKDQSLEVSDDGRGMPVDIHPEEGVPGVELILSRLHAGGKFSNKNYQFSGGLHGVGVSVVNALSSRLEVTVKRNANVYSIAFENGEKVEDLQVIGSCGRRTTGTKVHFWPDASYFDSAKFSVPRLVHLLRAKAVLCPGLTIRFIDKNSGEQQEWCFKNGLKDYLCEALEQYETLPQQPFTGAFSAEHSAVDWAVTWLPDGGELVTESYVNLIPTALGGTHVNGFRQGLLDAMREFCEFRNLLPRGVRLSPEDIWDRCGYILSVKMQDPQFAGQTKERLASRQCAAFVSGIVKDAFSLWLNAHTELSEQLAEFVIQRAQRRLRSAKKVVRKKVTQGPALPGKLTDCSGQESSRSELFLVEGDSAGGSAKQARDREFQAVMPLRGKILNTWEVDGEQVLGSQEIHDISVAIGVDPDCEDISGLRYGKICILADADSDGLHIATLLCALFVRHFKPLVANGHIFVAMPPLFRIDVGKEVFYALDESEKEGVLERIKAEKKRGKVAVTRFKGLGEMNPKQLRETTMDPNTRRLVQLQLDDEEQTFHLMDMLLAKKRSSDRRHWLENKGNLADI, encoded by the coding sequence ATGAGTGTTGAACAATATACATCCGATGCCATTGAGGTCTTAAGTGGCCTGGATCCGGTTCGCCGTCGCCCGGGTATGTACACAGATACCTCCCGTCCCAATCACCTGGGCCAGGAGGTCATTGATAACAGTATCGATGAGGCATTGGCGGAGCATGCAACTCAGATCCAGGTGATCCTGCATAAGGATCAATCCCTGGAGGTCAGCGATGATGGCCGGGGAATGCCGGTGGATATCCATCCCGAAGAGGGAGTCCCCGGGGTCGAGCTGATCCTGAGCCGACTGCATGCCGGGGGCAAGTTCTCCAATAAGAATTACCAGTTTTCCGGTGGTCTGCACGGGGTAGGAGTCTCTGTGGTCAACGCCCTATCCAGTCGACTGGAAGTAACGGTCAAGCGTAACGCCAATGTCTACAGCATCGCCTTTGAGAATGGTGAAAAGGTTGAGGATCTCCAGGTGATCGGCAGCTGCGGGCGCCGCACCACGGGCACCAAGGTCCACTTTTGGCCCGATGCCAGCTACTTTGACTCGGCGAAGTTTTCGGTGCCCCGGCTGGTTCACCTGCTACGGGCCAAGGCGGTGCTCTGTCCCGGGTTAACCATTCGCTTTATCGATAAAAATAGCGGTGAGCAGCAGGAATGGTGCTTCAAAAATGGCCTCAAAGATTATCTGTGTGAGGCCCTTGAACAGTACGAGACACTTCCGCAGCAACCCTTTACCGGAGCCTTCAGCGCCGAACACTCAGCGGTAGACTGGGCCGTGACCTGGCTGCCCGATGGCGGAGAGCTGGTCACCGAAAGCTATGTGAACCTGATCCCCACCGCTCTGGGAGGTACTCACGTCAACGGTTTCCGTCAGGGACTGCTGGATGCGATGCGCGAGTTTTGCGAGTTTCGCAACCTGCTGCCACGTGGGGTGCGCCTGTCCCCCGAGGATATCTGGGATCGCTGTGGCTATATCCTGTCGGTCAAGATGCAGGATCCTCAGTTTGCCGGTCAGACCAAGGAACGCCTCGCTTCCCGCCAGTGTGCCGCCTTTGTCTCCGGCATTGTTAAAGATGCATTCAGCCTGTGGCTCAATGCCCACACCGAACTCTCTGAGCAGCTGGCAGAGTTTGTGATCCAGCGGGCCCAGCGCCGCCTGCGCTCCGCCAAGAAGGTGGTGCGTAAAAAGGTCACCCAGGGGCCGGCGCTACCGGGTAAGCTCACCGACTGTAGCGGTCAGGAGTCCAGCCGCTCTGAGCTCTTTCTGGTGGAGGGGGACTCGGCAGGTGGCAGTGCCAAACAGGCGCGCGATCGTGAGTTCCAGGCGGTGATGCCGCTGCGCGGTAAGATCCTCAACACCTGGGAGGTTGATGGCGAGCAGGTATTGGGCTCTCAGGAGATCCACGATATCTCGGTCGCGATCGGGGTCGATCCCGACTGTGAAGATATCTCCGGCCTGCGCTATGGCAAGATCTGTATCCTGGCCGATGCGGACTCCGACGGGCTGCATATCGCCACCCTGTTGTGTGCCCTGTTTGTGCGCCACTTTAAACCCCTGGTGGCCAATGGCCATATTTTTGTGGCGATGCCGCCGCTGTTTCGAATCGATGTGGGCAAAGAGGTGTTCTATGCCCTGGATGAGTCGGAAAAAGAGGGGGTATTGGAGCGGATCAAGGCCGAGAAAAAACGTGGCAAGGTCGCAGTCACCCGCTTTAAGGGCTTGGGTGAGATGAACCCCAAGCAGCTTCGCGAAACCACCATGGATCCCAACACTCGTCGCCTGGTGCAGCTGCAGCTCGATGATGAAGAGCAGACCTTCCACCTGATGGATATGCTGCTGGCCAAAAAGCGCAGCAGCGATCGCCGCCACTGGTTGGAGAATAAGGGGAATTTGGCGGATATCTGA
- a CDS encoding GspH/FimT family pseudopilin — MISERTSSSTIRSLVTGFSLIELLITMSVFALLLVIGIPSYIELSHQHRLSGIAHHLYSDVQYARSEAIKRSDDNLTIRFFSSSGSWCYRVTDLNGTQCHSCAVTCDIGGDGVTRGGDSSDFPDTNISINYASDVLGIGARRGTMSSGSIDFIKGSDEISVITSGLGRVRICTRGSTSIMGISSC, encoded by the coding sequence ATGATTTCTGAACGGACCTCAAGTAGCACCATAAGATCCCTGGTGACAGGATTCTCACTCATTGAGCTTTTAATCACAATGAGTGTATTTGCGCTCCTGCTTGTGATCGGTATTCCCAGCTACATCGAATTGAGCCATCAGCATCGGCTCTCTGGTATTGCGCATCACCTTTATTCCGATGTGCAATATGCCCGTTCAGAGGCGATCAAACGTAGCGATGATAATCTGACGATCCGCTTTTTCAGTAGTAGTGGTAGTTGGTGCTATCGGGTGACTGATCTCAATGGTACGCAGTGTCATAGTTGTGCTGTCACATGTGATATCGGTGGTGATGGGGTTACTCGAGGTGGTGATAGTAGTGATTTCCCCGATACCAACATCTCGATCAATTATGCAAGCGATGTTCTTGGGATTGGTGCCCGGCGTGGCACTATGAGTTCTGGCTCCATTGATTTTATCAAGGGGAGTGATGAGATCTCCGTTATTACCAGTGGCCTGGGCCGGGTTCGGATCTGTACCCGGGGCAGCACTTCAATTATGGGGATATCTTCATGCTAG